A single genomic interval of Gallus gallus isolate bGalGal1 chromosome 10, bGalGal1.mat.broiler.GRCg7b, whole genome shotgun sequence harbors:
- the ST8SIA2 gene encoding alpha-2,8-sialyltransferase 8B isoform X1 encodes MPLPCRGWTLALLTLLVGFLIFADISEIEEENGAEVVINDSSSPAVVDRSNESIKHNIKPASSKWRHNQTLSLKIRKQILKFLDAEKDISVLKGTLKPGDVIHYVFDRDSTMNVSQNLYELLPRTSPLKGKQFPSCAIVGNSGVLLGSGCGPEIDTHSFVIRCNLAPVQEYSQDVGTKTDLVTMNPSVIQRAFEDLVNETWREKLLQRLHSLNGSILWIPAFMAKGGKERVEWVNELILKHRINVRTAYPSLRLLHAVRGYWLTNKVHIKRPTTGLLMYTLATRFCNRIHLYGFWPFPLDQNQQPVKYHYYDSLKYGYTSQASPHTMPLEFKALKTLHQQGALKLTVGECEGDT; translated from the exons ATGCCGCTGCCGTGCCGGGGCTGGACGCTGGCTTTGCTCACGCTGCTCGTCGGCTTCCTCATCTTCGCCGACATCTCGGAGATCGAGGAGGAGAACGG AGCTGAAGTAGTAATAAATGACTCTTCGTCTCCAGCTGTTGTTGACAGAAGTAATGAAAGCATTAAGCACAACATTAAACCAGCCTCATCCAAATGGAGACACAACCAGACACTCTCTTTGAAGATCAG GAAACAGATCTTGAAGTTCCTGGATGCAGAGAAGGACATTTCCGTGCTGAAGGGGACGCTGAAGCCTGGGGATGTCATTCACTACGTCTTTGACCGGGACAGCACCATGAACGTCTCGCAGAACCTGTATGAGCTGCTGCCCCGCACCTCGCCCCTCAAGGGCAAGCAATTCCCCTCCTGTGCCATCGTAGGCAACTcgggggtgctgctgggcagcgGCTGTGGCCCCGAGATCGACACACACAGCTTTGTCATCAG GTGCAACCTGGCTCCCGTGCAGGAGTACTCGCAGGACGTGGGGACGAAGACAGACCTGGTGACCATGAACCCGTCGGTCATCCAGCGAGCCTTCGAGGACCTGGTGAATGAGACGTGGcgggagaagctgctgcagcGCCTGCACAGCCTTAACGGCAGCATCCTCTGGATCCCTGCCTTCATGGCCAAGGGGGGCAAGGAGCGCGTGGAGTGGGTCAATGAGCTCATCCTGAAACACCGCATCAACGTCAGGACTGCCTACCCCTCCCTGCGCCTGCTGCACGCCGTCCGAGG GTACTGGCTGACCAACAAGGTGCACATCAAGCGACCCACCACTGGCCTCCTCATGTACACCTTGGCCACTCGCTTCTGCAACCGCATCCATCTCTATGGCTTCTGGCCATTCCCCCTGGATCAGAACCAGCAGCCGGTCAAGTACCACTACTACGACAGCCTGAAGTACGGCTACACCTCGCAGGCCAGCCCACACACCATGCCCTTGGAGTTCAAAGCCTTAAAGACTCTGCACCAGCAGGGAGCCTTGAAGCTGACTGTAGGGGAATGCGAGGGGGACACGTAG
- the ST8SIA2 gene encoding alpha-2,8-sialyltransferase 8B precursor, which yields MPLPCRGWTLALLTLLVGFLIFADISEIEEENGSSGGRGTIRSAVNSLHSKSNRAEVVINDSSSPAVVDRSNESIKHNIKPASSKWRHNQTLSLKIRKQILKFLDAEKDISVLKGTLKPGDVIHYVFDRDSTMNVSQNLYELLPRTSPLKGKQFPSCAIVGNSGVLLGSGCGPEIDTHSFVIRCNLAPVQEYSQDVGTKTDLVTMNPSVIQRAFEDLVNETWREKLLQRLHSLNGSILWIPAFMAKGGKERVEWVNELILKHRINVRTAYPSLRLLHAVRGYWLTNKVHIKRPTTGLLMYTLATRFCNRIHLYGFWPFPLDQNQQPVKYHYYDSLKYGYTSQASPHTMPLEFKALKTLHQQGALKLTVGECEGDT from the exons ATGCCGCTGCCGTGCCGGGGCTGGACGCTGGCTTTGCTCACGCTGCTCGTCGGCTTCCTCATCTTCGCCGACATCTCGGAGATCGAGGAGGAGAACGG GAGTTCTGGAGGCAGAGGTACAATCAGATCAGCTGTGAACAGCTTACATAGCAAATCTAATAG AGCTGAAGTAGTAATAAATGACTCTTCGTCTCCAGCTGTTGTTGACAGAAGTAATGAAAGCATTAAGCACAACATTAAACCAGCCTCATCCAAATGGAGACACAACCAGACACTCTCTTTGAAGATCAG GAAACAGATCTTGAAGTTCCTGGATGCAGAGAAGGACATTTCCGTGCTGAAGGGGACGCTGAAGCCTGGGGATGTCATTCACTACGTCTTTGACCGGGACAGCACCATGAACGTCTCGCAGAACCTGTATGAGCTGCTGCCCCGCACCTCGCCCCTCAAGGGCAAGCAATTCCCCTCCTGTGCCATCGTAGGCAACTcgggggtgctgctgggcagcgGCTGTGGCCCCGAGATCGACACACACAGCTTTGTCATCAG GTGCAACCTGGCTCCCGTGCAGGAGTACTCGCAGGACGTGGGGACGAAGACAGACCTGGTGACCATGAACCCGTCGGTCATCCAGCGAGCCTTCGAGGACCTGGTGAATGAGACGTGGcgggagaagctgctgcagcGCCTGCACAGCCTTAACGGCAGCATCCTCTGGATCCCTGCCTTCATGGCCAAGGGGGGCAAGGAGCGCGTGGAGTGGGTCAATGAGCTCATCCTGAAACACCGCATCAACGTCAGGACTGCCTACCCCTCCCTGCGCCTGCTGCACGCCGTCCGAGG GTACTGGCTGACCAACAAGGTGCACATCAAGCGACCCACCACTGGCCTCCTCATGTACACCTTGGCCACTCGCTTCTGCAACCGCATCCATCTCTATGGCTTCTGGCCATTCCCCCTGGATCAGAACCAGCAGCCGGTCAAGTACCACTACTACGACAGCCTGAAGTACGGCTACACCTCGCAGGCCAGCCCACACACCATGCCCTTGGAGTTCAAAGCCTTAAAGACTCTGCACCAGCAGGGAGCCTTGAAGCTGACTGTAGGGGAATGCGAGGGGGACACGTAG